The Leucobacter chromiiresistens genome has a window encoding:
- a CDS encoding aldehyde dehydrogenase family protein, with amino-acid sequence MNTYDSLLAAITPSHGTTREVFDPATGALIGTAPVEGLDALDAAIDRAEAAQPAWAALPDAERQAILHRAADAIEASSEALAELLSREQGKPLNGPNARFEVGGCVAWTRAAADTPLPVEVIVDDESGYAEMHYRPLGVVGAISPWNWPMMISIWQIAPSLRMGNTVVIKPAETTSLSVLALVAVMNQVLPEGVLNIVAGPGRTVGDALTRSPKISKIMFTGSTPVGKRIIEASAANVARLTLELGGNDAGIVLPDVDPAAIAEDLFWGAFINTGQTCAALKRLYVHDAVYDAVVDELAKFASQVPMGVGLDEKNVLGPLQNRAQFDEVDRLVEAAKASGARVVLGGDPDREAVGNFYPTTLIADIDPHNDLVVEEQFGPALPIIRYSDLDEVVRLANELEFGLGSSVWSSDRAGALEVAARMQAGTTWINSHGGLHPMIPFGGAKQSGYGREFGVAGLKAVAEPHVISG; translated from the coding sequence ATGAACACGTACGACAGCTTGCTCGCTGCCATCACCCCCTCGCACGGAACGACCCGAGAGGTGTTCGACCCGGCGACCGGCGCGCTGATCGGCACCGCGCCCGTCGAGGGTCTCGACGCGCTCGACGCCGCCATCGATCGGGCGGAGGCAGCGCAGCCGGCCTGGGCGGCACTGCCGGATGCGGAGCGCCAGGCGATCCTCCACCGCGCCGCCGATGCGATCGAGGCGTCGTCGGAGGCGCTCGCCGAACTGCTCTCGCGCGAGCAGGGCAAGCCGCTGAACGGGCCGAACGCCCGATTCGAGGTCGGCGGGTGCGTCGCCTGGACGCGGGCCGCGGCCGATACGCCGCTTCCCGTCGAGGTGATCGTCGACGACGAGTCGGGCTACGCCGAGATGCACTACCGGCCGCTCGGCGTCGTGGGCGCCATCTCCCCGTGGAACTGGCCGATGATGATCTCGATCTGGCAGATCGCCCCGTCGCTGCGCATGGGCAACACGGTCGTCATCAAGCCCGCCGAGACGACCTCGCTGTCGGTGCTCGCACTGGTGGCCGTGATGAACCAGGTGCTGCCCGAGGGCGTGCTGAACATCGTCGCCGGCCCGGGCCGCACCGTCGGCGACGCGCTCACGCGGAGCCCGAAGATCAGCAAGATCATGTTCACGGGCTCGACGCCCGTGGGCAAGCGCATCATCGAGGCCTCGGCGGCGAACGTCGCACGCCTCACGCTGGAGCTCGGCGGCAACGACGCCGGCATCGTGCTGCCCGATGTCGACCCGGCGGCGATCGCCGAGGATCTCTTCTGGGGCGCATTCATCAACACCGGCCAGACCTGTGCGGCGCTGAAGCGCTTGTACGTGCACGACGCCGTCTACGACGCCGTGGTCGACGAGCTGGCGAAGTTCGCGTCGCAGGTGCCGATGGGCGTCGGGCTCGACGAGAAGAACGTGCTCGGGCCGCTGCAGAACCGCGCGCAGTTCGACGAGGTCGACCGCCTGGTCGAGGCCGCGAAGGCGTCGGGCGCCCGCGTGGTGCTCGGAGGCGATCCCGATCGCGAGGCGGTCGGCAACTTCTATCCGACGACGCTCATCGCCGATATCGATCCGCACAACGATCTCGTGGTCGAGGAGCAGTTCGGGCCGGCGCTGCCCATCATCCGCTACTCCGACCTCGACGAGGTCGTGCGGCTCGCGAACGAGCTCGAGTTCGGCCTCGGCTCCTCGGTCTGGTCGTCGGATCGCGCCGGCGCCCTCGAGGTGGCGGCGCGCATGCAGGCGGGCACCACCTGGATCAACTCGCACGGCGGCCTGCACCCGATGATTCCGTTCGGCGGCGCCAAGCAGTCGGGGTACGGCCGGGAGTTCGGCGTCGCCGGCCTGAAGGCCGTCGCGGAGCCGCACGTCATCAGCGGCTGA